The Streptomyces pratensis genomic interval CGGGCGGCGGCTTCGCTGATGTCGATGCCGACGACCTCGCGGCCCGCGCGGGCCAGGACCTCGGCGATGCCGGTGCCCATGGTGCCGAGGCCGACGACGGCAATGGTGGTGAGCGGGATGTCCATCACGGGACTCCAGGGTGAGTGACGACTGAGAGGAGCACAGCGGCGCGCACGACGAAACGAACGGGCGCTCGGTGTGCGTGAATTGCGTGTCGTGGTGCACGGTTCCCGGAGCACACGGCACACGGGGAGGTGCGACGGGCTCTGTCCCGAGCCACGTCTCTCGAACTGCCGAACCGACAAGCACTCCGGATGGCTGCGTCACCAGGCCATCGGAGCCGCGGGGGTGTGTCCCGCTCACTTGAGCTTAACCGGCGAGTAACGAGCGCGCCAGCCCTGGCGGCCTGTGCACTGGCACACAGTTGTCCCGACACAGCGCGTTCACCGCTCTAAACTCAGCGTCATGGATGAGGAGTTCCGCTCGCTGACGGACCGGCTCGGGGACGAGGCCGGTGAACCGGAGTTCTTCCGGCGGCTGCTCGCCACCGAGGACGACGAGGAGCTGGCCCTGGTCCTCGTAGAGCGTGAACACCCGCTGTGGGCCCGCGAGATCGCGGCGTTCCGGCTCGGCTGCCGGGGCGACCGCCGGGCCTTCGAGACCCTGATCCTCCTCCTCAACCACCGTGATCCCGAGCGCTGCGTGTCCGCCGCGCACGCCCTGCGGCTCCTCGGTGACCCCCGGACCCCCAGGGCGGCCGCCGCGCTCGCCACCAACAGCCTCCGGACGGCCTACGCCCTGCACCCGGTGCGGCTGCTGACCGCTCTGCGCGCACCCGAGTCCGTGCCGGCTCTGGTCAGTACGCTGCGCCGGCTGCTGGCCCCCGGCGAGCCGCACTGGCGGGTCGCGCTCGCCTGCGTCGAGGGGCTGGGAACCCTGGAGGACGCCGGCGCCCGCCCGGTTCTGGAGGCGGCGCTCCCGCACCCCCGGCTCGGCAGGGCGGCGGAGGAGGCGCTCAGCCGGTTGCCGGCGGGGTGAGCGCGCGGACGTAGCGGACTTCCGCCAGCCGTGAGGTACGCGCGCCGGCGCTCGGCGTCCTGGGCGATTTCCATCGCGTCCAGGTAGGTCTGCGGAATCAGACCCGCGTACGCCTGGCGCCGGCCGCGCACCCCGATCTCGGCCACGGCGGCGCGGTCGTCGGGAGGCATCTCGCGTATACGTACGCCGGGGGCGTGTGGGAACGGAGCCGTGTGGTCAGGCGGCCCGTCCTGGTGCACGCCCCCGGCGGCAGGCCCGGTCCCGTCAGCCGCGGAAGCCGAGCAGGCCGTGCAGTGTGCTGCCCTTCGTGTTCGTGGCCGCCTTCGTGGCCGGGGCGGGCTTCGGCTCCGGCAGTGCGTCGCACACCGCGTCCGCGCCGCTGCCGCCGCCCGTCGGCACGGTGCCGTCGGTGAGGTAGTCCACCAGGTGGGCGTCCAGGCAGTCGTTGCCGCTCAGTGTGATGCCGTGGTTGCCGCCGCCCTGCTCGACGACGAGGCCCGAGCCCTTGAGCCTGCGGCTCATGGTGACGCCGCCCTCGTACGGTGTGGCGGCGTCGTCGGTGGCCTGGAGGATCAGCGCGGGCGGAATCCCGTCGTTCGTGACCCGCACGGGCTCCAGCGGCTCCACCGGCCAGGTGGCGCACGGGGCGTTGTACCAGGTGTTGTTCCATGACATGAAGGGCGCCTTGCGGTGGGCGCGCCAGGTGTCGTTGCGCCAGGTGTTCCAGTTCCGGGGCCAGCCGGCGTCGCGGCACTGCACGGCCGCGTAGACGGAGTACCCGTTGTCACCGCTCCTGTCGACGGCCGCGAAGTCCTCGTAGGCGGTGGCGAGCGCCTCCTGGTCCTTGTCGTTCACGTACGCCGCGAACGCCTCCGCGAGGCGGGGCCAGTAGCCGTTGTAGTAACCGCCCGGCATGAAGGTGTCCTCGAGCTCGCCCGGCCCCACCTTGCCTGCCGCGGGCTGCTTCTTCACCGCGTCGCGCATCCCGTACCACGCGGCTTCGACCGCGGCCGGGTCGCTGCCGAGGCCGTACGTGGCGTCGTTCTTGGCGACCCACGCGGCGAACGCCTTGTGGCGGGCGTCGAACGCGTGGTCCTGGCCGAGGTTGTCCTCGTACCAGACGCCGTCCGGGTCGACGACCGAGTCCAGCACCAGCCGTCGTACGCGCTCCGGGAACAGCTTGGCGTAGACCGCGCCCAGGTAGGTGCCGTAGGAATAGCCGAAGTAGTTGATCTGCGGTGCGCCGAGGGCCCGGCGGATGACGTCGAGGTCCTTCGCGGCGCTGACGGTGTCCATGTACGGCAGCAGGTCGCCGTGCTTCTCCCCGCATGCGGCGGCGAAGGAGGCGGCCCGGTTGCGCGCGGTCGTCTCCGCCTCGTAGGAGTCAGGCACGGTGTCGGGGCGCACGGAGTCGAAGTACTTCGGCAGGCAGTCCAGGGCGGGGGTGCTCTTCCCCACCCCGCGCGGGTCGAATCCGATCACGTCGTACTGCGCGGCGAGCTTCTCGGGCAGTGAGGACGCCACGAAGCCGGCCATGGAGAGCCCGCTGCCGCCGGGACCGCCCGGGTTGACCAGCAGCGGTCCCTGCGACTTCTTCGCGGTGTGCGGGATCCGGGACAGGGCCAGGGTGACCTGCCTGCCCGACGGGTTGTCATGGTCGAGCGGAGCGCGGACGGTTGCGCACTGCAGAGCCGGATACGACTTCGTCCCGCAGCCGGTCCAGCTGGGCGACGCGGCGGCCGGGGCGCCCGGACCCGTCCCGGCGGGCGCGGCGGGCGCGGTGGACGCGGTGGACGGCACGGCGGTCACCAGACCCGCGGCCGTGGCGCCGACGGCGACCAGAATTCCTGCACGTTTCGTCATATGGCCTCCCGAGGTCGGGGATTACGGCTGTGGGTGGCACAGCCCCCGCCGCATGCTTCCCGGAACAGGCTCCGGAAGGACGCGTGTCGTCGAGAGTTGACCCGTTCGGGCAGGGAGACCGGTGCGGTCAGAGCAGGGTCAGCTGGGTCGGGCCGGGCGCGTGGCCGTCCGTCACGGCCGCCGGGGTCTCGCGGACGACGCGGCGGGCGCCGCCCCGGTCGGCGGGGCCGATGCCGAACTCGGCCGCCAGCTCGTGCACCCGGCGGGTGATGCCCCGCTGGTACCAGGTCGGGGCGTACGCCCCGTCCGCGTACAACCGTTCGTACCGTCGCACCAGGTGCGGGTGGTGGTTCGCGAGCCACTGCATGAACCACTCACGGGCGCCGGGCCGCAGGTGCAGGACGAGCGGGGTCACCGAGGTCGCTCCGGCGGCGGCGACGGCGCGGACCGTGGCGCGCAACTGGTCGGGGTGGTCGCCGAGGAAGGGGATGACCGGGGCCATCAGCACCCCGCAGCCGATCCCGTTGTCGGTCAGGGCGCGTACGACGTCGAGGCGGCGCTCGGGGGAGGGGGTGCCCGGCTCGACGGTGCGCCACAGCTCCGGGTCGGTGAACCCGACGGAGACGGAGACGCCGACCTCGGTGACCTCGGCGGCCTGTCGCAGCAGGTCGAGGTCGCGAAGGATCAGAGTGCCCTTCGTCAGGACGGAGAAGGGGTTCGCGTGATCCCGCAGGGCCGCGATGATGCCGGGCATCAGCCGGTAGCGGCCTTCGGCGCGCTGGTAGCAGTCCACGTTCGTGCCCATCGCGATGTGCTGGCCGTGCCACTGGCGGGAGGCCAGGTGACGGCTCAGCAGTTCGGCGGCGTTCACCTTGACGACGATCTGGGAGTCGAAACCGAGACCGGTGTCGAGGTCCAGATAGCTGTGGGTCCTGCGGGCGAAGCAGTACACACAGGCATGGGTGCAGCCCCGGTAGGGGTTCACGGTCCATTCGAACGGCATGCGGGAGGCCCCGGGCACCCGGTTCACGATCGAGCGGGCCCGGATCTCGTGAAAGGTGATTCCTCTGAATTCAGGGGTGTCGAAGGTGCGCGTCGTCACCGCGTCCGCGGCGAAGAGTGCGCCGTTCCCTGTTTTTGTGGTGTTCTCTGCCAGATTGTCCCAGCGCATGAGCGCCTCCTTCGTAGCACTCCGCAGAGAATAGAACATGTGTTCCCTTGATCGTGCGCGGCAGACCTCGGGACCCGATTTTGAGGGGCCGCACCCGAGGTGGTTGGCTCAGCAGCACCCCGAACAACCGAGTGCTGGAGGAGCAGGCATGGCGCAGGTCGAGGCCACGACAGAGCGGATCATCGCGGCGGACGCAGAGACGGTGTTCGATGCGCTGGCCGACTACAAGGAGGTCCGGGGCAAGGTGCTGACCGGGCACTTCAGCGAGTACGAGGTGCGCGAGGGCGGAGACGGCGAAGGCACCCTCGTCCACTGGAAGCTCCAGGCCACCAGCAAGCGGGTCCGCGACTGCCTGCTCGAAGTCACCGAGCCGACCGACGGACAGCTGATCGAGAAGGACCGCAACTCCACGATGGTCACCACCTGGACCGTCACTCCGGCGGGCGAGGGGAAGTCCAAGGCCGTCGTCACGACGGTGTGGAACGGCGCCGGCGGCATCGGCGGCTTCTTCGAGAAGACTTTCGCGCCCAAGGGCCTCGGCCGGATCTACGACGAGCTCCTGCAGAACCTCGCCACCGAGGTCGAGAAGTAGCCCTGCTTCACCTGCTGTTGGCGCTACGGCCGGCCTCACCGGAACGAGTGGTTTTCCGGGGTGGCCGGTTGTGCGCCGTAGTGCCTCCCACCGGCGCATAAGCCCTCTGTACGCGCCGTGTGTGCGCCCGGTCGCGTTTGCCCCGCCTTGCCGCCTGATGCGAGAAATGAGCGGCGCAGCTGCGATGAGGGGAGCGTCACGTGGTGGGTGGGATCACTCTGGTGAAGGACGAGCCGGGAGGCACGGAGTACAGGCCGCCCGGGTCCCGGGCGGAGCCCGGCACCGAGGTGGCGTCCGAGTCGCCCCCGCCGCCCTCCGCCTCCGGACCGTCCGCGCCGCCGGACGGGATCAGCCCCCGCAGGGTCCGGCTGGTCTTCCTCGGGCTGATGCTCACCCTGCTGCTCGCGGCGCTCGACCAGATGATCGTCGCCACGGCCCTGCCGAAGATCGTCGGCGAACTGCACGGCCTCGACAAGATGTCCTGGGCGGTCACGGCCTATCTGCTGGCCTCCACGATCGGCCTCCCGCTCTACGGGAAGCTCGGCGACCTCTTCGGCCGCAAGGGCGTCTTCCAGTTCGCGATCATCGTCTTCACCATCGGGTCCGCCCTCGCCGGCTGGTCACGCACCATGGACGAACTCATCGCCTTCCGGGCCGTCCAGGGCATCGGCGGCGGCGGACTCATGATCGGTGTCCAGGCGATCATCGCCGACATCGTCCCGGCCAGGGAACGGGCCCGCTACATGGGCCTCATCGGGGCGGTCTTCGGTCTCGCCTCCGTGGCGGGGCCGCTCCTCGGAGGCTTCTTCACCGACCACGCCTCCTGGCGCTGGTGCTTCTACATCAACGTGCCGTTCGGCCTCGTCACCCTCGCCGTCATCGCGCTCGTCCTGAAGCTGCCCAAGCCGGCCGTCCGCCCCCGCCTCGACGTGCTGGGCGCGTTGCTGCTGGCAGCCGCGTCGACCTGTCTGGTGCTGCTCACCAGTTGGGGCGGTACGGAGTACGACTGGGGTTCGCGGACCGTTCTGGGGCTCGCCGCCGGGGCTCTCGGAACGACCCTGCTCTTCCTCGTGGTCGAGCACCGGGCCGCCGAACCCATCATCCCGCTGCGCCTGTTCCGTGACTCCGTCTTCAACGTCACCTCGCTGGTGGGTGCGGTCGTCGGGGTCGCGCTCTTCGGTGCCGCCAGCTATCTGCCGACCTACCTCCAGATGGTCGAGGGCGTGTCCGCCACCGAGTCCGGGCTGCTGATGCTGCCCATGATGGGCGGCATCGTCGTCGCCTCCGTCGTCTCCGGCCAGCTGGTCTCGCGCACCGGCCGGTACCGCGTCTATCCGCTGGTGGGCGGAGCCGTCTCGGCCGTCGGCATGTGGCTGCTGTCCCTCCTCGACACCGGCACCTCGGCACTGGAGTACGGCATCTGGCAGGCCGTCCTGGGGATCGGGATCGGCCTCGTCATGTCCATCCTGGTGCTGGCCGTGCAGAACTCCGTACGCCCCTCCGACCTGGGCACCGCCACCAGCGCCCACAACTACTTCCGGCAGATCGGCGGCAGTGTCGGCGCCGCGATCTTCGGCACCCTGTTCGCCGGGCGGCTCTCGGACGCGCTCGGGGTGCGGCTCCCCTCCGGCGCCGACCTGCCTGACCCGGAGTCGATCACCCCGCAGCTGGTCCACACCATGGAGCCCGCGCTGCGCGACGCCTACATCCAGGCCTACGCCGACGCGATGCCACGGATCTTCCTCTACCTGGTGCCGGTGCTCCTGCTCGGCCTGTTCCTCGCCTTCTTCCTCAAGGAGAAACCGCTGGTGTCCCACCACACCCCCCAGACGGCCCCCGACCCGGGGACCGTTGCGCACTCCACGGTCCCCGCCGCCCGCACCGACCCCGGCCCACCGCAGCCCGGGCCGCTCCCCGGGACCCCGGTGCGCGGATGCGTCCAGCACTCCGACGGCACGACGGTGGGACGGGCCGCGCTCACCCTCATCGACGGACAGGGGCGGCAGGTCGGACGGGGGGCGAGCGGCGACGACGGGCGGTACGCGCTGAGCGCGCCCGCGGCCGGTTCGTATGTGCTGATCGCCGCCGCCGGCGGGCACCAGCCGCAGGCCGTCAGCGTCACCGTCAGCGAACGGCCGGTGGACCTCGACGTGGTCCTCGGCGGGGCGGGCCGGCTCGCCGGAGCCGTTCTCACGCCCGACGGCGCACCCGTCCGCGATGCCGCGGTGACACTCACCGACGTGCGTGGCGAAGTCGTCGCGACCACGCGCACCGGGCGCGAAGGCGCCTATGTCATCAGCGAGCTGGTCGCAGGTGAGTACACCCTGGCGGCGAGCGCCCCGGCATTCCGTCCGGCGGCCCTCCCGGTCAGCGTGCAGGCCGCCCGGGAGACCAGGCAGGACATCGAGCTGGCGGGAGGCGCAGTCCTGCGCGGGGTCGTGCGCGCCCCCGGCGGACGGGCCGTCGAGGACGCGAGGGTCACGCTGCTGGACGCTGCGGGCAACGTGGTCGACACCCTCACCACCGGCTCGGACGGGGCGTTCCGGTTCGTGGACCTGTCGACAGGTGAGTACACCGTGATCGCAGCCGGCTACCCGCCGGTCGCCACCGTCCTCCAGCTCCCCGGAGGCGGACGGACCGAACGCGATCTCCAGCTGGGTCACGAGGACTGAGGGCCGCCGGTGTGCGGGGGTGCGCGGGAGCCCCCGCACACCCCCGGGCGCCGGTGGGCGGGGGTGCGCTGGAGCCCCCGCACACCCCCGCTCACCGGTCTCTCAGGGCAGCAGCCGGGGCTTCCGTCTCGCCGCGACGTCCTCGACCCAGCCGAAGCACATCACCGCGGCCGCTATCAGCACCCACGCGACGCCGAACTGAGTCCACAGGCTGCCCAGCGGCAGGTGCTGTTCCAGCGCGGGCACCTCCCACATCAGGTCGATCAGCGGCACCGCGGCCATCAGCGCCACCTCGTGCCAGAGATAGACCGTGACCGCGCGGGCGTTGAGGACCGTGACGATCCGGTCGGCCGTCCGATGGTGCACGAGTCCGTCGAAGCGGGGCCGGAAACGCAGCAGGAGCAGCACGAATCCGGCCGACCACAGAGCCTGGGCGAGCGGGATGTCGTCCAGGTCGAGCGAGCCGTCCACCGGATGTCCCGTCGCCCACCCGGCACCCGCGGCCATCAGCGGCACCGCGACGGCAACCGCTCCGGAGCCGCGCAGGCGGTCGAGCACACCGTCACGGTGCGCGAAGCCCAGCAGCCAGCAGAACAGGAAGACCGAGGCGTCAACGATCGCGCTCCCGACCCGGCCGTCCGGGACCCCGGACACCGCCCCCAGCACCACGACGGGCACCAGCGACAGGGCGAGCACGGGTAGCGGTGCGAGCCTGAAGAGACGCAGCAGCAAGGGTGAGACGAGCACGAACCACAGATAGGCGCGCAGGTACCAGAGCACCGCCCACGCCTGCTCACCCCACGCGTTGCCGGGCGGATCGCCGACCGGCAGCACCCAGAGCAGCACGTCGGGACCGGGTACCCAGCCGTGCAGCAGCATCGCCACTCCGAGCACCAGACCGAACAGCCACACCGGGACCAGCAGCCTCCGCAGCCTGCTGCGGAGCACCCCGGGAGCCGGCCGCTCCAGCGAGCGGGCCATGAGCGATCCGGCGAGCGCGAACATCACGCCCATGGACGGGAAGACGTATCCCAGCCAGGGCCACTCGAAGGTGTGGTACGTCACCACCCGGACGAGCGCCACGGCCCGCAGCACGTCGAAGGACCGGTCGCGGCCCGTGGCCGTGGCGGCCGCCGGGGGCGGTGCGGGATCCGTCCTGCGGTGCGCCCCCGCCACTACGACGCCCCCACGCGGGGCGTGCCCACCTCACCGGTGCGTTTCAGCTTCTGCCATCGCAGCCGGCCGCCGGTCGCCGCGGTGACGCAGGAGTGGATCAGCACGAGGTACATCAACTGCCGGTACGCGAGCTGCTGGAGGGGCAGCATCAGCAGGTACCTGTACTTCTCCCGGTCGAGACGGAAGGCGTACGCCGCACAGAACAGCTGCACGGCCAGGACCGCCAGCCAGGCGAGCAGGGAGGCCCGGAAGTCCACGAAGACCATCGCGTAGACGGTGAACACGTCGATGAGCGGCGCGAACACCGGGGTGACGATCTGGAAGAGGACGACGAGCGGCATGCCGACCCGGCCGAAGCGCCCGGACGGCCCCCGGTCGGTGACGGACCGGCGGTGCTTCCACAGCGCCTGCATGGTTCCGTAGCTCCAGCGGTAGCGCTGACGCCACAACTGGCCCAGGGACGCGGGTGCCTCGGTCCAGGCGCGGGCGTGCTCGGCGTAGACGACCCGCCAGCCCGCGCGGTGGAGCGCGATGGTGATGTCGGTGTCCTCGGCCAGCGTGTCCTCGCTCATCCCGCCGACCTCCAGCACCGCCTGCCGCCGGAAGGCCCCGATGGCGCCGGGAATGGTGGGCATGCACCGCAGCAGGTCGTACATCCTGCGGTCGAGGTTGAAGCCCATCACGTACTCGATGTGCTGCCACGCGCCGATCACCGTGGACCGGTTGCCGACCTTCGCGTTGCCCGCGACGGCGCCGATCCCGGGGTCGGCGAACGGCTGGACGAGCTGGTGCACCGTGTCGGGTTCGAAGACGGTGTCCCCGTCCATCATCACGACGATGTCGTGGCGCGCCTGCCGCACCCCGTTGTTGAGGGCTGCCGACTTGCCGGCGTTCTCCTGCCGGATCACCCGCACATCGGGCAGGCCGAGCGATTCGGCGATCTCCGCGGTGCCGTCCGTCGAGCCGTCGTCGACGACCACGATCTCGATCGGATGGGTGCTCGCGGCAAGGGAGTTGAGCGTACTGGCGATGCACTCCTTCTCGTTGTACGCGGGGACGATCACACTGACCGGCCCGGTCACCTCGGGACCCCAGGAGAATCTGCGCCGGTTCCGTTGCCGGTGGTGGCGCCGGGCGAGCAGGAGCATCATGCCGAAGCGGCCCAGAACCGCGACGCCCACGACCGCCAGCACCGCGGCCAGCCCCGGCACGGTCCACTCGGCGACGGCGACGGCGGCGAGCAGCGCGCGGCCCTCCCAGAGGCTGGCGGTGTCGGCCTTGCGGTGGGCTGCCTGTTCCGCGTCGCCCTGCGTGGCGCCGGCCTGCGCGGGGCCGGGCCGGGCGGAACCTGCCGTCCCGGCGCCGTTCTCCCCGGCGGCGTTCCCTCCCGCGGTGTCCGTCCCGGCGCCGTTCTCCCCGGCGGCGTTCCCTCCCGCGGTATCCGTCCCGGCGCCGTTCTCCCCGGCGGCGGCGTCCTGCTGCTGCGCGCCGCTGACGGTGGTGAAGGTGTAGCCCGCGGCCTTCATCTTCTCGATGTACTTCGGCAGGGCGGCCAGTGTCTCGGAGCGGTCGCCGCCCGCGTCGTGGAAGAGCACCGAGGCGCCCTCGCCGTCCTCCGGCGTCGCCCACTTGATGATCTTGGAGACGCCCGGCTGCTGCCAGTCCTCGCTGTCGGTGTCGATGAACACGCTGGTGTAGCCCATCGCGCCCAGCCGCTCGTAGACGGGCCAGCTGTAGTCGTCGATCGCATCGGTCTTCGAGGAGTACGGGGCCCGGAACAGCGTCGTCGTGATGCCCGCCGCGCCCGCCAGGGCGAGCTGGGTCTGGGCGATCTCCCGCTTGACGCGGGCCTCGCTCTGATACGAGAGGTCGACATGGGTGAAGGTGTGGACCCCCACCTCGTTTCCCTCGTCGACCATCCTGCGGACGACGTCCGGATAGCGCGAGATCATCGAGCCGACGAGGAAGAAGGTGCCCGGCACGTCGTTCTCGTCCAGGATGTCCATCACCTTCCCGCTCCACTCGGGATCGGGGCCGTCGTCGAAGGTCAGCACGATGGTCTTGTCCGGCACGGACTGCGTGCGGGCGGTGCCGCCGGGGAAGCTCAGAATGGGCCCGCCCTCCAGCACGTCGTCGGGCACCGTGTCCGCCGCGGCGTCGGTGCGCACCCGCTGGTCGTTGCCGACCTCGGCGCGAAGATAGCCGTCCAGCAGCATCGTGCAGACGAGCCCCAGCAACAGCAGCAGTGCCATGATCACGCGCGGCCGGGGGACTGCCTGACGCCCTGCCAGGCCGATCCTGCCGGGAGTGGCGTGTCTACGGCGCGGAGCGGCCATCAGTTCGTCCCACCCGATGCCGATGCCGATGCCGACGCCGATGCCGTCGCCCGGCCGGACGGTGTCGCCCCTTCGGACGCCGACGGGGCAGGCGCGCCGCTCGGCGGCGCGGTGCCACCGGGCGGCATGCCGTAGCCGGGCCGCATCCGGCCGTCCGGGCCGGCCTCCGCGGCCGGACCGCCGTCGAAGGGGAGCAGCTGGGAGGGGGTCAGGGAGATCCCGCCCATGAAGGCGAGCCCGAGCACGGCGGCGTAACCCACGCAGACGGTGCCCAGCAGCATGCCGGCCCGGCGCAACAGCCTGGCCCGGCGCCCGGAGCTGTCCACGAAGACGGGCCCCTCCTGGGGCCGTTCCGCAGCGCGGCGGCGCTCGGCCGAGCGGGCCGGGCCTGCGTGTGCCCGGCGACGGCCGCGCGGCGCCGGGTCTTTGTCGATGACGGGGTCGGATTGCATGTGCGCATGGTGGCGAAGCTTGATGTGCGAAGTCTGGAGCTTTCCTGGCCGCACACTGTGAAACGGGCCCGAACCTGTCGGACCGCTGAGAGTGCGCCGGGTGCGACAGGCCCGCTCCGTTCCGCCCACCCCCTCCCCAGCAAGGGAGTTGGCGGCTTGTGAGGGGCACATGAGGCCTCTTCCCATGAATTCCCTGTGTCTTCGCTCAAGCTCGTGGTGTGAGAGGTTCCAGGTGTCCCGGCAGCACCGGCTGCCGTTCCGGGCGACTCTCCGAGAGCAGGTGCACATACGTCATGCAAAGGCGCACACGGATTTCCTCAGCCCTTGCCGGGCTGGTAGCGCTCGGCCTCGCGTGCTCCGCCTGCTCGACGGGCGGCGTCGCCGATCAGGCGAAGGGGTCCGCGCCGCCCCCGCCGGCGGCCGCGCGGACCGACTACACGCCGTACGTCAGCGCGACGACCGCTGCCGACACCGATGGCGCGGGGTCCCCCGACACGTACAACCTGGCCTTCGTCACCTCGGGCACATCCGGCTGCACCCCCCTGTGGGGCGGCACGACGGCAGCCACCAGTGAGGTGGTCGCGGCCCGCGTCGACGAGCTCACCGGGACCGGGGCGGACATCCGGGTCTCCTTCGGCGGCGCGGCGGGCACCGAGGCGGCGCTGGCCTGCGACAGCGCGGAGGAACTGGCCGACGCCTACGCGGAAGTACTCGACGCCGTCGGCGCCACGAAGGCGGACTTCGACATCGAGGGCGACGCGCTGGGCGACACCGCCTCGGTCACCCGCCGCAACGAGGCGCTGGCCCTGCTCCAGGAGAACCGCGACCTCGACGTCACGTACACCCTGCCCGTCATGCCCGACGGACTGGAGGACACGGGGACCGCCGTCCTTCAGGACGCGGTGGACCAGGGTGTCGAGATCTCGGCGGTGAACATCATGGCGATGAACTACAGCACCTCCCACAGCGGCGACATGGGCGACTACGCGGAGGAGGCCGCGGAAGGCGCACACGGCCGGCTCGTGGAAGTCCTCGGCCTGTCGCAGGACGCGGCGTGGGAGGCGCTGCACATCACGGTGATGATCGGGGTCAACGACGTGGAGGGGGAGACGTTCACCCTCGACGACGCGGCGTCCCTTCGTTCCTTCGCCACGAGCCACGGGGTCGGCGCGCTCTCCCTGTGGGCGGCCTTCCGCGACCAGGAGTGCTCCTCGGAAGTGGACACGACGACCGCCTCGGACACCTGCAGCGGAGTCGAGCAGGAAGCGGGCGCGTTCGCCGAAGCGCTGAGCGGCTGAGAGGCGCCGGGACAGCTCAGCGCAGCGGGGCCTCCCTGACCAGCCTCATCAGGGCCTTGGCCCCAGGGCTCATGGCCCGGGCCGGCGGAAGCACCACGACGCTCTCGTAGACCGGCCGCTCCGCACCGGCGAGGTCCACCGCGACCAGGCCCCCCGCTTCCGGCTTACGGGAGAAGTGGTGCGGCACCA includes:
- a CDS encoding chitinase, with translation MQRRTRISSALAGLVALGLACSACSTGGVADQAKGSAPPPPAAARTDYTPYVSATTAADTDGAGSPDTYNLAFVTSGTSGCTPLWGGTTAATSEVVAARVDELTGTGADIRVSFGGAAGTEAALACDSAEELADAYAEVLDAVGATKADFDIEGDALGDTASVTRRNEALALLQENRDLDVTYTLPVMPDGLEDTGTAVLQDAVDQGVEISAVNIMAMNYSTSHSGDMGDYAEEAAEGAHGRLVEVLGLSQDAAWEALHITVMIGVNDVEGETFTLDDAASLRSFATSHGVGALSLWAAFRDQECSSEVDTTTASDTCSGVEQEAGAFAEALSG
- a CDS encoding bifunctional polysaccharide deacetylase/glycosyltransferase family 2 protein, which produces MAAPRRRHATPGRIGLAGRQAVPRPRVIMALLLLLGLVCTMLLDGYLRAEVGNDQRVRTDAAADTVPDDVLEGGPILSFPGGTARTQSVPDKTIVLTFDDGPDPEWSGKVMDILDENDVPGTFFLVGSMISRYPDVVRRMVDEGNEVGVHTFTHVDLSYQSEARVKREIAQTQLALAGAAGITTTLFRAPYSSKTDAIDDYSWPVYERLGAMGYTSVFIDTDSEDWQQPGVSKIIKWATPEDGEGASVLFHDAGGDRSETLAALPKYIEKMKAAGYTFTTVSGAQQQDAAAGENGAGTDTAGGNAAGENGAGTDTAGGNAAGENGAGTAGSARPGPAQAGATQGDAEQAAHRKADTASLWEGRALLAAVAVAEWTVPGLAAVLAVVGVAVLGRFGMMLLLARRHHRQRNRRRFSWGPEVTGPVSVIVPAYNEKECIASTLNSLAASTHPIEIVVVDDGSTDGTAEIAESLGLPDVRVIRQENAGKSAALNNGVRQARHDIVVMMDGDTVFEPDTVHQLVQPFADPGIGAVAGNAKVGNRSTVIGAWQHIEYVMGFNLDRRMYDLLRCMPTIPGAIGAFRRQAVLEVGGMSEDTLAEDTDITIALHRAGWRVVYAEHARAWTEAPASLGQLWRQRYRWSYGTMQALWKHRRSVTDRGPSGRFGRVGMPLVVLFQIVTPVFAPLIDVFTVYAMVFVDFRASLLAWLAVLAVQLFCAAYAFRLDREKYRYLLMLPLQQLAYRQLMYLVLIHSCVTAATGGRLRWQKLKRTGEVGTPRVGAS